Proteins encoded together in one Bacteroides ovatus window:
- a CDS encoding fimbrillin family protein, which produces MKITKLILAAYLLMSMAACDTDKNIAVYGEDSGAIQIEAAINTAFTRSNPGAAGDQQKQFNEGDEIQLSCEDGYLNYVLAGGKWVPTDNYYLRWGAEPVTYSAFYPVVSGASTTNFTLPTNQQRLENLAKADYMTCTVENATDDGSRILRLGMNRKMAKVIMTLADVGGQGKVQGVKIGSYQGYTNGEVVSGTSLISPFITVPEGGKAGQNGCTYTAIVAPGKAGTTDTFVSLNYLGEDLVLPGIPELKPAKCYEFTLKVEGSIITISEPIVSPWDSGTLPGGDAEELQLAAYYVKEQPAGNATGMDWDNAMGVDALRNLLQTNGNSDISNANAVKLDGKKIYVAAGSYEMAKENSGVKIEYSGYSKQVEITIEGGYDPSSTGTDLTKRDVRKYTTAFVRNSGSGASATSNSLLVLGNQTNIIFDGCTFNGQYGLSDAGSVRAVFVAAGGGDATLQLNNCVIKNFNRGSDGGTDGGAAVKVSKGRVLLNDVEMVNNKATGRGGAITTTAANSFLFMNNCLLHENYAPTAWGTAIHAGNGYVCMNNVTVLGTTATGGNSITVNGDAYFMLANTTIVGNSGNPNGVFRAGKNASLVVNSLFAKGAGNRTIYAGNITSGGYNVYQAADAGWGAVATDTDYSSQTLPAATLTDGVYQWTVTGTIDEFATKQAVIDAVKSFDATVGQQFINWVGENGFGVDQRGVARNVNKMQAGAYDAGL; this is translated from the coding sequence ATGAAGATTACAAAACTGATATTGGCTGCGTATCTACTAATGAGTATGGCGGCTTGTGATACGGATAAAAATATAGCTGTATACGGTGAAGATTCCGGTGCTATTCAGATTGAAGCCGCTATTAATACTGCCTTTACCCGCAGTAATCCCGGTGCGGCGGGAGATCAGCAGAAACAATTTAATGAGGGTGATGAAATTCAGTTAAGTTGTGAGGATGGGTATCTGAATTATGTACTTGCCGGAGGAAAATGGGTGCCGACCGATAACTATTATTTGAGATGGGGTGCAGAGCCGGTGACTTATTCGGCTTTCTATCCAGTGGTAAGTGGAGCCAGTACGACTAATTTTACGCTTCCCACGAATCAGCAACGTCTCGAAAATCTGGCTAAAGCAGATTATATGACGTGTACTGTGGAGAATGCAACAGACGATGGTTCCCGTATTCTTCGTTTGGGCATGAACCGGAAAATGGCAAAAGTAATCATGACGCTTGCAGATGTAGGCGGACAAGGTAAGGTGCAGGGGGTAAAGATCGGTTCTTATCAGGGATATACGAATGGCGAAGTGGTATCGGGTACTTCTTTGATATCGCCGTTCATTACAGTTCCCGAAGGTGGTAAGGCAGGACAGAACGGTTGCACTTATACTGCCATCGTAGCCCCCGGAAAAGCCGGGACAACCGATACGTTTGTCTCCTTGAATTATTTGGGAGAAGATTTGGTATTACCCGGTATCCCGGAATTGAAGCCCGCAAAGTGTTATGAATTCACGCTGAAAGTGGAAGGTTCGATTATAACCATTAGTGAACCCATTGTTTCTCCGTGGGATAGCGGTACTTTGCCGGGAGGAGATGCGGAAGAATTGCAGCTTGCGGCTTACTACGTAAAAGAACAGCCTGCCGGAAACGCAACCGGTATGGATTGGGATAATGCAATGGGAGTGGATGCGCTGCGCAACTTATTACAGACGAATGGTAACAGCGACATTTCCAACGCTAATGCAGTCAAACTGGATGGCAAGAAGATTTATGTAGCTGCAGGCTCTTATGAGATGGCGAAAGAAAATTCCGGCGTGAAGATAGAATATAGCGGTTATAGCAAGCAAGTGGAAATAACGATTGAAGGCGGATATGATCCTTCAAGTACGGGAACGGACTTGACTAAGCGTGACGTTCGTAAATATACGACTGCTTTTGTCAGAAATAGCGGCAGTGGAGCGTCAGCAACATCCAACTCTTTATTAGTGCTGGGTAATCAGACAAATATTATTTTCGACGGTTGTACTTTCAACGGACAATATGGATTGAGCGATGCAGGAAGTGTCCGTGCCGTATTTGTTGCGGCAGGTGGAGGTGATGCAACCCTGCAACTGAATAATTGTGTCATCAAGAACTTCAATCGCGGAAGCGATGGTGGAACAGATGGTGGAGCAGCCGTTAAAGTATCAAAGGGAAGAGTCCTGCTAAATGATGTAGAGATGGTGAATAACAAGGCGACAGGGCGGGGAGGAGCCATCACTACCACCGCAGCAAACAGCTTCCTGTTTATGAATAATTGCTTGTTACATGAGAATTATGCACCGACCGCTTGGGGAACTGCCATTCATGCCGGAAATGGATATGTCTGTATGAATAATGTAACCGTACTTGGTACCACCGCTACCGGAGGAAATAGTATCACAGTCAATGGAGATGCCTATTTTATGCTTGCCAATACTACCATTGTTGGAAATTCAGGTAATCCGAACGGTGTCTTCCGTGCAGGGAAGAATGCTTCCCTGGTGGTCAACTCTTTATTTGCCAAAGGAGCCGGAAACAGGACGATTTATGCAGGTAATATCACTTCCGGAGGATACAATGTCTATCAGGCGGCGGATGCAGGTTGGGGAGCTGTTGCTACAGACACAGACTATTCATCCCAAACTCTTCCCGCTGCAACTTTGACCGATGGTGTTTACCAATGGACGGTAACCGGTACTATTGATGAATTTGCGACGAAGCAGGCTGTGATTGATGCGGTGAAATCTTTCGATGCAACTGTGGGACAGCAATTTATCAATTGGGTGGGCGAGAACGGCTTTGGAGTAGACCAACGAGGAGTTGCCCGTAATGTCAACAAGATGCAGGCTGGTGCTTATGATGCCGGGTTGTAG
- a CDS encoding DUF6377 domain-containing protein, which translates to MKKKYLIFLLLLSFPLYTWADKTLDSLLNVLDLTIQEHETYVAQRESRIRHLKELTHEIEASSAEHYNLNSQIYKEYKAFICDSAIHYLNENIRIAERLHDTDRKIESQLQLSLLLSSTGMYTESIDVLESVDRQKVVSRLIADYYTCFDHVYGELSVYTQDKTLSGRYWSISQAYRDSLYAILPPESEEYLMMREASLRDQHQYEEALKVNDLRLAEIEVNTPQYALVTYHRSLIYKYSNDSLGEKRNLCLSAISDIRSAIKDHASLWMLAQLLYEDGDMERAYQYMRFSWNATKFYNARLRSWQSADVLSLIDKTYQAMIEKQNDRLQQNLLLITALLVLLIVALGYIYRQMKKLADARNHLQVANGQLNGLNEELRQMNSCLSSTNIELSESNQIKEEYIARFIKLCSTYINRLDAYRRMVNKKVSAGQIAELLKITRSQDALDEELEELYANFDTAFLHLFPNFVGKFNDLLQDNEHILPKKDELLNTELRIFALIRLGIEDSSQIAEFLRYSVNTIYNYRAKVRNKARGSRDDFEILVRKIR; encoded by the coding sequence ATGAAAAAAAAGTACCTGATATTTCTTTTGCTTCTCTCTTTTCCACTATATACCTGGGCTGATAAGACTCTGGACTCACTGTTGAATGTGCTTGATTTGACAATTCAGGAACATGAGACTTATGTAGCTCAACGTGAATCACGTATCAGACACCTTAAAGAGTTGACACACGAGATAGAAGCAAGTTCTGCGGAGCATTACAATCTGAACAGTCAGATATACAAAGAATATAAAGCCTTTATCTGCGACTCTGCAATCCACTATTTGAATGAAAATATCCGGATTGCAGAGCGCTTGCATGATACAGACCGGAAGATAGAAAGTCAGTTGCAGCTTTCATTATTATTATCTTCAACGGGAATGTACACGGAGTCTATTGATGTTTTAGAATCAGTAGACCGACAGAAAGTTGTCTCCCGTTTAATTGCTGATTATTATACTTGCTTTGACCATGTGTATGGTGAATTGAGCGTTTATACCCAGGATAAAACCCTTTCGGGACGTTACTGGAGTATCTCGCAGGCATATAGAGATTCTTTATATGCTATATTGCCCCCAGAATCGGAAGAGTACCTGATGATGCGTGAAGCATCACTTCGCGATCAACACCAGTATGAGGAAGCCTTAAAAGTGAATGATCTCCGGCTGGCAGAAATAGAAGTAAATACTCCACAGTATGCATTGGTCACTTACCATCGCTCTTTGATTTACAAATACAGTAATGATAGTCTGGGAGAGAAACGAAATCTATGTCTTTCTGCTATATCGGATATCCGTTCTGCTATTAAAGATCATGCTTCGTTGTGGATGCTTGCCCAACTACTTTATGAAGATGGTGATATGGAACGTGCGTACCAATATATGCGCTTTTCCTGGAATGCGACAAAGTTCTATAATGCCCGTTTGCGTAGCTGGCAGAGTGCTGACGTGCTTTCATTGATTGATAAAACCTATCAGGCAATGATTGAAAAGCAGAACGACCGTCTTCAACAGAACCTGCTGCTTATCACTGCACTGTTGGTGTTGTTGATTGTAGCCTTAGGATATATCTACCGTCAGATGAAAAAGCTGGCGGATGCAAGAAATCATCTTCAGGTAGCCAATGGACAGTTAAACGGATTGAATGAGGAGTTGAGGCAAATGAATAGTTGCCTGTCTTCCACCAATATTGAACTTTCGGAGTCCAATCAGATCAAGGAAGAGTATATTGCCCGTTTCATCAAGCTGTGTTCTACTTATATCAACCGTTTGGACGCTTACCGGAGGATGGTGAATAAGAAAGTATCTGCCGGACAGATTGCGGAATTATTAAAGATAACGCGTTCGCAGGATGCTCTTGATGAAGAACTGGAAGAATTATATGCTAACTTTGATACAGCTTTTTTGCATCTCTTCCCTAATTTTGTGGGGAAATTCAATGATTTATTGCAGGACAATGAACATATCCTGCCGAAAAAAGATGAGTTATTGAACACTGAACTACGAATCTTCGCTTTAATACGTCTGGGTATTGAAGACAGTTCGCAAATTGCGGAATTTCTTCGTTATTCAGTGAATACAATCTATAATTACCGGGCGAAAGTAAGGAATAAGGCCCGTGGATCGAGAGACGATTTTGAGATTTTAGTACGAAAAATTCGCTGA
- a CDS encoding glycerophosphodiester phosphodiesterase family protein, whose translation MKKSKFIVLLLLFCLQPGFLAAQRAEAIRKDVLNPHLDKVLVVAHRGNWSIAPENSLAAIDSAIRMKVDIVEIDIRKTKDGQLVLMHDDTVDRTTNGTGKVKDKTLAEIKQLRLKDKDGRLTEHTVPTLEEALLAAKGQIMVNLDKAYSIFDDVYVILKKTDTADLVIMKGAQPVETVKREFGSYLDKVIYMPVVTIDEEKSMKVVEDYMEQLHPVAFELCYRNVSSPVPARMERRLAGKSLIWYNTLWASLAGGHDDEAARKDPDASYGYLINKLGARILQTDSPAFMLDYLRSKGWHD comes from the coding sequence ATGAAGAAAAGCAAGTTTATAGTGCTTTTGTTACTTTTCTGTTTGCAGCCAGGTTTCCTGGCTGCACAACGGGCGGAGGCCATCCGCAAGGATGTATTGAATCCGCACCTGGATAAAGTATTGGTGGTGGCGCACCGTGGAAATTGGAGTATTGCCCCCGAAAACTCCCTGGCGGCTATTGATAGTGCTATTCGGATGAAAGTGGACATTGTAGAGATTGATATCCGTAAGACGAAAGACGGTCAGCTGGTGCTGATGCATGATGATACGGTAGATCGCACCACCAATGGTACAGGAAAAGTGAAAGATAAGACATTGGCTGAAATAAAGCAACTTCGGTTGAAAGATAAAGACGGCCGTCTGACGGAACATACGGTTCCTACTTTGGAAGAAGCTTTGCTGGCTGCCAAAGGCCAGATAATGGTTAACCTGGATAAGGCTTACAGTATTTTTGATGATGTGTATGTTATATTGAAGAAAACCGATACTGCCGATTTAGTGATAATGAAAGGTGCTCAACCGGTGGAGACCGTGAAGCGGGAGTTCGGCTCTTATCTGGATAAGGTAATCTATATGCCCGTCGTAACGATTGATGAGGAGAAATCGATGAAGGTAGTCGAGGACTATATGGAACAGTTGCATCCGGTTGCTTTTGAGTTGTGTTACCGGAATGTATCAAGTCCGGTACCTGCCCGGATGGAACGCAGGCTGGCAGGGAAAAGCCTGATCTGGTATAACACTTTGTGGGCTTCTCTGGCAGGAGGGCATGATGATGAGGCTGCCAGGAAAGACCCGGATGCAAGCTATGGGTATCTGATAAACAAGTTGGGAGCAAGAATCCTCCAAACAGATAGTCCGGCTTTTATGCTCGATTATTTGAGAAGTAAAGGATGGCATGACTAA
- a CDS encoding fimbrillin family protein has protein sequence MKKIFYMIALGIGLAGCSNNEDELLSMGSFPEDHVIRVITEVNEPLSRAGYDAMNLERFGLMIRNSENAAYNYHKQMIGSGSSWSTSDGQQMLWDAERTPVTMIAYAPFMSEATPDASLTVNALTNQSTEENVKSSDFLLMKATVDPEQDLTADGKLKISLNHAMSKLIIKITVNGTTDASMSKLGDMAINGAVVNATCDLSAAAPVVVPAADAVVATVAPYKGTESCECILPPQKIAEGFSVNFSYDGKLYIWTAKEAIELEKGVEHTLTLNVNTTVRLAAKVARNWATGQLIDRN, from the coding sequence ATGAAGAAGATATTTTATATGATAGCTTTGGGTATCGGACTAGCCGGATGCTCAAACAACGAGGATGAGTTACTATCAATGGGCAGTTTCCCCGAAGATCATGTCATCCGCGTCATTACCGAAGTGAATGAACCTCTGTCACGTGCAGGGTATGACGCCATGAATCTGGAACGTTTCGGATTAATGATCCGTAACAGCGAAAATGCTGCTTATAACTATCATAAACAAATGATTGGTTCCGGCAGTTCCTGGAGTACATCCGACGGTCAACAGATGCTTTGGGATGCAGAAAGAACACCTGTGACGATGATAGCGTATGCGCCATTTATGAGTGAAGCTACTCCGGATGCTTCGTTGACGGTCAATGCGTTAACCAACCAGTCTACCGAAGAAAATGTGAAATCCTCCGATTTCCTGTTGATGAAAGCAACAGTTGACCCGGAGCAGGATTTGACGGCGGATGGGAAACTGAAAATCTCTTTGAATCATGCCATGAGCAAGCTGATTATAAAAATCACGGTCAATGGTACGACGGATGCTTCCATGAGTAAGTTAGGAGATATGGCCATCAATGGGGCTGTTGTCAATGCCACTTGTGATTTGTCGGCAGCGGCTCCGGTAGTTGTTCCTGCTGCGGATGCGGTAGTGGCAACTGTGGCTCCCTATAAAGGGACGGAATCCTGCGAATGTATCCTGCCTCCGCAAAAAATAGCAGAGGGTTTCTCTGTCAATTTCAGCTATGACGGGAAACTGTATATCTGGACTGCAAAAGAGGCCATTGAACTGGAGAAGGGCGTGGAACATACCTTAACTCTCAATGTAAACACAACAGTCCGACTGGCTGCTAAGGTGGCCAGAAATTGGGCAACCGGGCAACTTATCGACCGGAATTAA
- a CDS encoding family 20 glycosylhydrolase, with protein MNDIKFSLWAAGWLLILLLAGSCKSANESRAPVALTWEMGSYDGNGKYYENSFVLKNVSDAPIGKDWEIYYSQFPRSIRQDASSPVRVEEVNATLFKIYPGEGFISLAPGDSLKVIFQCDGEVPKNSHAPEGSYWVSQSGALKGKPLPVTLHTIPLPVTEWQKTAARKTYETNLRLLNVETPEFRTTDIIPSVKKVLATGGETVLEKQLSLTFHEDFANEGKLLKEKLTAWYGLEVVSEAPVTIVMDYLSDRKKAVNEEYYELCIDGQQIRISAATPHGVFNGTQTLLGLLKGQESPFRLEAMSIQDYPDLLYRGQMLDIARNYTTVDNLKKLIDMLSSYKLNVLQFHFSDDEGWRLEIPGLEELTAIGSRRGHTTDEKDWLYPAYDGGYDPYAATSGNGYYTREEFIDLLRYAAERHVQVIPEIESPGHARAAIVAMNVRYKKYIDTDPEKAKEYLLSDLQDTSRYVSAQAYTDNVMNVALPSTYRFMEKVIQEIVAMYKEAGAPLTTIHLGGDEVAKGAWMGSPLCRALMEEQGMEKAHDLAEYFITRVVDCLQQHHLSFNGWQEVALGHQKDTHAYLSQRAAGINSWKTVPEWKEDEIPYQIANNGYPVILCNVNNFYLDLAYDAHPDEPGHFWGGYVDESKAFSMLPFDVYRSSRTDMAGNPVEISSVGKGKTTLTASGRKQIKGVQAQLFAETIRGFQWVEYYTFPKVMGLVERGWNAHPEWETLSGAMEQQAFDRDLALFYEKISVKEMPCWSRMGINFRLPHPGLSIQDGLLYANTSIEGAQIRYTTDGTEPTVDSELWETPVACQSAVVKAKLFYRDKQSVTSCYWQ; from the coding sequence ATGAACGATATAAAGTTTTCTTTATGGGCAGCGGGATGGTTGCTCATCCTGCTCCTTGCAGGCAGTTGTAAGTCAGCAAATGAATCGAGAGCTCCGGTTGCTTTAACCTGGGAAATGGGAAGCTACGATGGGAATGGTAAATATTATGAGAATTCTTTTGTATTGAAGAATGTTTCGGATGCTCCTATAGGAAAGGATTGGGAGATTTATTATTCGCAGTTTCCCCGTTCGATCCGGCAGGATGCTTCGTCACCGGTTAGGGTAGAGGAAGTAAATGCGACCCTTTTTAAAATATATCCGGGAGAAGGATTTATTTCACTGGCTCCGGGAGATTCATTGAAAGTGATATTCCAGTGTGACGGAGAAGTGCCGAAGAATTCACATGCACCCGAAGGGAGTTATTGGGTCAGTCAGTCGGGGGCGTTGAAAGGTAAGCCGCTGCCTGTGACGTTGCATACCATTCCATTGCCTGTTACGGAATGGCAAAAGACGGCCGCACGGAAGACGTACGAAACCAACCTTCGTTTACTGAATGTGGAAACTCCGGAGTTCCGGACGACGGATATCATACCTTCCGTAAAGAAGGTGCTTGCTACCGGAGGAGAAACGGTGTTGGAGAAACAACTATCTTTGACTTTCCATGAAGATTTTGCCAATGAAGGAAAACTGTTGAAAGAGAAGCTCACCGCATGGTATGGATTGGAAGTTGTGTCGGAAGCACCGGTTACCATTGTCATGGATTATCTCTCTGACAGGAAAAAGGCAGTCAATGAGGAATATTATGAACTGTGCATTGACGGTCAGCAGATCAGGATTAGTGCCGCTACTCCACATGGAGTTTTTAATGGTACACAGACTTTGTTAGGATTGCTGAAAGGGCAGGAAAGCCCGTTCCGGTTGGAAGCAATGTCTATACAGGATTATCCGGACTTATTATATCGGGGACAGATGCTCGATATTGCCCGAAATTATACAACGGTGGATAACTTAAAGAAGCTGATTGATATGCTCTCTTCTTACAAACTGAATGTGCTCCAGTTCCATTTCTCAGATGATGAAGGCTGGCGGTTGGAAATTCCGGGATTGGAGGAGTTGACTGCAATCGGATCGCGGCGGGGACATACAACCGATGAAAAAGACTGGCTGTATCCGGCTTATGATGGTGGATATGATCCGTATGCCGCAACATCAGGAAATGGTTATTATACCCGGGAGGAATTTATTGATTTATTACGATATGCGGCGGAAAGACATGTGCAGGTAATCCCGGAAATAGAATCCCCCGGTCATGCACGTGCGGCGATTGTGGCAATGAATGTACGTTATAAGAAATACATCGATACCGATCCGGAGAAAGCGAAAGAATATCTTTTGAGTGACTTGCAGGATACTTCCCGATATGTTTCGGCACAAGCCTATACGGATAACGTTATGAATGTAGCCTTGCCCTCCACTTATCGTTTTATGGAAAAGGTGATTCAGGAAATAGTGGCTATGTATAAGGAAGCCGGTGCACCGTTGACTACCATTCATTTGGGAGGTGATGAAGTGGCTAAGGGTGCATGGATGGGATCTCCTTTATGCAGGGCGTTAATGGAAGAGCAAGGCATGGAAAAGGCGCATGACCTGGCCGAATATTTCATTACCCGGGTAGTTGATTGCCTGCAACAGCATCATTTGTCTTTTAATGGCTGGCAGGAAGTAGCTTTGGGGCATCAGAAAGACACTCATGCTTATTTATCCCAACGGGCAGCCGGTATCAATTCATGGAAGACTGTTCCGGAATGGAAAGAGGATGAGATTCCTTATCAGATAGCCAATAACGGTTATCCGGTCATTCTCTGCAATGTGAATAATTTCTATCTGGATTTGGCTTATGATGCTCATCCCGATGAACCGGGACATTTCTGGGGAGGATATGTGGATGAATCCAAAGCATTCTCCATGCTTCCGTTCGATGTCTATCGTTCCTCACGTACGGATATGGCAGGCAATCCGGTGGAAATCAGTTCCGTGGGAAAAGGAAAAACGACATTGACCGCATCCGGCAGGAAACAAATAAAAGGGGTACAGGCACAATTGTTTGCCGAAACAATTCGAGGATTTCAATGGGTAGAATATTATACATTCCCTAAAGTGATGGGATTGGTAGAACGTGGCTGGAATGCGCATCCGGAATGGGAAACCCTTTCCGGTGCAATGGAGCAGCAAGCCTTTGACCGCGATCTGGCACTGTTCTATGAAAAAATCAGTGTAAAGGAAATGCCTTGCTGGAGCCGGATGGGGATAAACTTCCGTTTGCCTCATCCCGGACTCTCCATTCAGGATGGACTTCTGTACGCGAATACTTCTATCGAAGGAGCACAGATACGCTATACGACGGATGGGACTGAACCGACGGTTGATTCGGAATTATGGGAGACTCCTGTAGCCTGTCAGTCTGCGGTTGTAAAAGCAAAACTGTTTTATAGGGATAAGCAAAGTGTGACTAGCTGTTATTGGCAGTAA